One part of the Clarias gariepinus isolate MV-2021 ecotype Netherlands chromosome 24, CGAR_prim_01v2, whole genome shotgun sequence genome encodes these proteins:
- the pigw gene encoding phosphatidylinositol-glycan biosynthesis class W protein, which yields MAETEIKVAFVSNLNGTTLTEVSLGSFLAPLCLLSRGLFLLVFHLNKGVLPLSSTAHLLMDFSLLIAPLVLSCTILSDVLLWVIISVTVVDVCAVSFLYSYRQKKPGLIYSFTNSHVESKVVPFLTAFRVLVNIKTAISILAVDFSVFPRRYAKTETYGTGVMDFGVGAYVMANAMVCPEARGKKVHGSKLSHLAKQLFSVWPLVVLGFARLASIKSTGYHEHVTEYGLHWNFFFTLAIVRVVASIILAVFPANVSWLLSLLISGVYQVILETTDLKSFLTQNTERTGFVQANKEGIFSVVGYVAVYMAGVQVGVYLMQTRTLVKDWIRVIRNLLLGSFGLWVALHACQTHIEPVSRRMANLPFYIWTVAQSLFFLSCLGAADIVLLFAKAASNFSAVSVSWNPRRCSEAERKIRSRLDTLCLIQSVNRNQLLFFLLANVMTGLTNILVDTLKSNDFFAVYVLLSYMFMNSLFIFILHVNQITMKFW from the coding sequence ATGGCTGAAACGGAAATAAAAGTCGCCTTCGTGAGCAACCTCAACGGCACCACGCTGACAGAAGTATCTCTCGGATCCTTCCTCGCCCCTCTCTGCCTTCTCAGTCGTGGCTTGTTCTTACTAGTGTTTCACCTCAATAAAGGCGTTCTCCCACTAAGCAGCACTGCTCACCTTCTGATGGATTTCAGCCTACTGATAGCGCCGCTGGTCCTCTCGTGCACCATCCTTAGCGACGTCCTTCTTTGGGTCATAATATCCGTGACTGTCGTTGATGTTTGTGCAGTTTCTTTCCTGTACTCGTATAGACAGAAAAAGCCAGGTTTGATTTACAGCTTCACAAACAGCCATGTTGAGTCCAAAGTGGTGCCTTTTTTGACCGCGTTCAGGGTGCTGGTTAACATCAAGACGGCTATCAGCATCCTAGCTGTGGATTTTAGCGTTTTCCCAAGGAGATACGCCAAAACGGAGACGTATGGGACAGGGGTTATGGACTTTGGAGTGGGAGCTTACGTTATGGCCAATGCCATGGTGTGTCCCGAAGCTAGAGGGAAAAAAGTACACGGTTCGAAACTGAGCCATTTGGCGAAGCAGCTTTTTTCCGTCTGGCCCCTGGTCGTGCTGGGTTTTGCCAGGCTGGCGAGCATAAAGTCGACAGGCTATCATGAACATGTCACTGAGTACGGGTTGCACTGGAACTTCTTTTTCACTTTAGCCATAGTGAGAGTGGTGGCTTCGATTATACTCGCCGTGTTTCCCGCCAACGTCTCCTGGCTCTTGTCTTTACTGATCAGTGGAGTTTACCAAGTCATCCTAGAGACAACAGATCTGAAATCATTTCTTACTCAGAACACGGAACGCACTGGCTTCGTGCAAGCCAATAAAGAAGGCATATTCTCTGTCGTGGGTTATGTTGCTGTCTACATGGCTGGAGTTCAGGTCGGTGTCTATCTAATGCAGACTCGAACCTTGGTCAAGGATTGGATCCGAGTTATCCGGAACCTTCTCCTGGGAAGCTTTGGTCTCTGGGTTGCTTTACATGCCTGTCAGACACACATCGAGCCGGTCTCGCGTCGCATGGCCAACCTGCCGTTCTATATATGGACCGTAGCGCAgtctctgttttttctttcgTGTTTGGGCGCAGCTGATATCGTGTTGCTTTTCGCAAAAGCGGCATCCAATTTCTCCGCCGTATCAGTCTCTTGGAATCCCCGTCGCTGTTCAGAAGCAGAACGGAAAATAAGAAGTAGACTGGACACTTTGTGTTTAATTCAGTCTGTAAACAGGAATCAGCTGCTGTTTTTCCTGCTTGCGAACGTGATGACCGGATTAACCAACATACTCGTAGACACTTTAAAAAGCAATGATTTCTTTGCAGTTTATGTTTTGCTCTCATACATGTTCATGAACAgtttattcatattcattttacaTGTAAATCAAATAACAATGAAATTTtggtaa